A single Deltaproteobacteria bacterium DNA region contains:
- a CDS encoding 3-deoxy-8-phosphooctulonate synthase produces MTTRKVTVGNVDIGAGGPAAVIAGPCVIESRDSALRHAALLKQAADRVGVPYIFKASYDKANRSAVDSFRGPGLVKGLEILAEVKKTVGVPVLTDVHESAQVDAAKEVVDILQIPAFLCRQTDFVVAVARSGRVVNVKKGQFLAPWDIKNVVEKIVSTGNQQILLTERGVSFGYNNLVSDMRSLLVMRETGYPVVFDATHSLQLPGGLGKASGGDRNYIAPLARAGIAVGIDALFMEVHENPDAALSDGPNSLPLEQFEPLLRLIKEIDQIAKR; encoded by the coding sequence ATGACCACGAGAAAAGTTACCGTCGGCAACGTCGACATCGGCGCAGGCGGTCCCGCAGCGGTGATTGCCGGGCCCTGTGTGATCGAAAGCCGCGACTCGGCGCTGCGTCACGCAGCGCTGTTGAAGCAGGCGGCGGATCGCGTCGGTGTCCCTTACATATTTAAGGCTTCCTACGATAAGGCGAACCGCTCGGCGGTGGATTCGTTTCGCGGTCCCGGCTTGGTCAAAGGATTGGAAATTCTCGCCGAAGTTAAAAAAACCGTCGGTGTGCCGGTGCTCACCGACGTGCACGAGAGCGCTCAAGTCGATGCTGCCAAGGAAGTCGTCGATATTTTGCAAATTCCGGCGTTTCTCTGCCGCCAAACCGATTTTGTCGTTGCGGTGGCGCGCTCCGGACGCGTGGTCAACGTGAAGAAAGGCCAGTTTCTCGCGCCCTGGGATATTAAAAACGTCGTGGAGAAAATCGTCTCCACCGGTAATCAGCAGATTCTCTTGACCGAGCGCGGCGTCTCATTCGGCTATAATAATTTGGTCTCGGACATGCGCTCACTCTTGGTCATGCGCGAGACCGGTTATCCGGTGGTTTTCGACGCAACCCATAGCTTGCAGCTCCCCGGCGGCCTTGGCAAAGCCTCGGGCGGCGATCGCAATTACATCGCGCCGCTTGCCCGTGCCGGTATCGCCGTAGGAATCGATGCCTTGTTCATGGAAGTGCATGAAAACCCTGACGCGGCGCTGAGCGACGGCCCCAACTCCTTGCCGTTGGAACAATTCGAGCCGCTGCTGCGCCTAATCAAAGAAATCGATCAAATCGCCAAAAGGTAG
- a CDS encoding CTP synthase → MANVKTKFIFVTGGVVSSLGKGLASASIGALLEARGLKVTILKMDPYINVDPGTMSPFQHGEVFVTDDGAETDLDLGHYERYVSTAMGRINNCTTGQIYETVIAKERRGDYLGGTVQVIPHITDEIKRRNLAAADGYDIAIGEVGGTVGDIEGLPFLEAVRQFAWDWGRENVLYVHLTLVPYITGGGELKTKPTQHSVKELTGLGIQPDILLCRTDRFLDRKIKSKIASFCNVKEESVITAKDVEWIYEVPLVFHEEGLDTQIVEKLHMWTGAPNLQKWQKVVQTLNNPKSSVKIAVVGKYMSLKESYKSLFESLTHGGIANEINVEIDCIEAEKIEELDAEELLGQADGILVPGGFGDRGSEGKIEAIRFARERQVPFFGICLGMQMAAVEFARNVCGLTGANSQEFEPNSPHLVIHLMEAQKSVDTKGGTMRLGTYPCVLQDDSLALRLYGRKRISERHRHRFEFNNAYKEAFTAQGMLLSGMSPDGDLVEIMELKDHPWFLGCQFHPEFKSRPMDCHPLFKGFIRAAMQNHQTLREVPRIKVART, encoded by the coding sequence ATGGCAAACGTAAAAACCAAATTCATCTTCGTCACCGGCGGCGTGGTCTCGTCGCTCGGCAAGGGGCTCGCTTCGGCCTCCATCGGCGCCTTGCTCGAAGCGCGCGGCTTGAAGGTGACGATCTTGAAAATGGACCCGTATATCAACGTCGACCCCGGCACCATGAGCCCCTTCCAACATGGCGAAGTCTTCGTCACCGACGACGGCGCCGAGACCGATCTGGATCTCGGCCACTACGAACGCTACGTGTCGACTGCGATGGGGCGCATCAACAACTGCACGACTGGACAGATCTACGAAACCGTCATCGCCAAAGAGCGCCGCGGCGACTATCTCGGCGGCACCGTGCAGGTCATCCCGCACATCACCGATGAGATCAAACGGCGCAACCTCGCCGCTGCCGATGGTTACGACATCGCCATCGGCGAGGTTGGCGGCACGGTCGGCGATATCGAGGGCTTGCCGTTTCTCGAAGCGGTGCGACAGTTCGCTTGGGATTGGGGGCGGGAAAATGTCCTCTACGTTCATCTGACCTTGGTGCCCTACATCACCGGCGGCGGTGAGTTGAAGACCAAGCCGACGCAGCACAGCGTCAAGGAGCTGACGGGCCTGGGCATTCAGCCCGATATTTTGCTGTGCCGCACCGACCGTTTTCTCGACCGCAAGATCAAATCGAAGATCGCCAGCTTCTGTAACGTCAAGGAAGAGTCGGTGATCACTGCTAAGGACGTCGAATGGATCTATGAAGTGCCGCTGGTGTTTCACGAAGAAGGGCTCGACACACAGATTGTCGAGAAGCTTCACATGTGGACCGGCGCGCCCAACCTGCAGAAATGGCAAAAGGTCGTTCAGACCCTGAACAATCCCAAGTCTTCGGTCAAAATCGCCGTGGTCGGCAAATACATGAGCCTCAAGGAGTCGTACAAGAGCCTGTTCGAGTCGCTCACCCACGGCGGCATCGCCAACGAAATCAACGTCGAGATCGACTGTATCGAAGCGGAAAAAATCGAAGAGCTCGATGCCGAGGAGCTGCTCGGCCAGGCCGACGGCATCTTGGTTCCCGGCGGTTTCGGCGACCGCGGCAGCGAGGGCAAGATCGAGGCGATTCGCTTTGCGCGCGAGCGTCAGGTGCCGTTTTTCGGCATTTGTCTGGGCATGCAAATGGCGGCCGTCGAATTCGCCAGAAACGTTTGTGGACTCACCGGAGCCAACTCGCAGGAATTCGAGCCCAACAGTCCCCATCTGGTGATTCACTTGATGGAAGCGCAGAAGAGTGTCGACACCAAAGGCGGCACCATGCGTCTAGGGACTTATCCTTGTGTGCTGCAGGACGATTCGCTGGCGCTCAGGCTCTACGGGCGCAAAAGAATTTCCGAGCGCCACCGCCACCGTTTCGAATTCAACAACGCCTACAAAGAGGCATTTACCGCGCAGGGCATGCTGCTAAGCGGCATGTCGCCGGACGGCGACTTGGTGGAAATCATGGAACTGAAGGACCATCCGTGGTTTTTGGGCTGCCAATTCCATCCCGAGTTCAAGTCGCGGCCGATGGATTGCCACCCGCTTTTTAAAGGCTTCATCCGCGCGGCCATGCAGAATCATCAGACTCTGCGTGAGGTGCCGCGCATCAAGGTCGCGCGCACGTAG
- the kdsB gene encoding 3-deoxy-manno-octulosonate cytidylyltransferase: MAVVAIIPARYGSTRLPGKPLAAIGGKPMIQHVYESASKARIVDRVLVATDDQRILAAVKSFGGEAVMTSKHLASGTDRLAEVARRLKAELLVNVQGDLPFIHADTITRAVRPLRRDRKIAMGTVCNPIYDEQEWRNPNIVKVLTDRAGFALYFTRAPVPYVREAQVELGARDKFSEERLWGYRHLGLYVYRREFLLKFARLRPTPLEQIESLEQLRAMAHGYRIHVAQVDERSVEVDTAEDLKRAEEYLRSRAH; this comes from the coding sequence ATGGCGGTTGTGGCAATCATTCCGGCGCGCTATGGCTCGACCCGTTTACCGGGGAAACCGTTGGCAGCGATCGGCGGTAAGCCGATGATCCAGCATGTTTACGAGAGCGCGTCGAAGGCGCGCATTGTCGACCGCGTGTTGGTGGCCACCGATGACCAGCGCATTTTAGCGGCGGTGAAAAGTTTCGGCGGCGAAGCGGTCATGACGTCGAAGCATCTTGCCAGCGGCACGGACCGCTTAGCGGAAGTGGCGCGCAGACTGAAAGCGGAGTTGCTGGTCAACGTTCAGGGTGATTTGCCGTTTATTCATGCAGACACAATCACGCGCGCGGTGCGGCCGCTGCGGCGCGACCGAAAAATAGCGATGGGCACGGTCTGCAATCCGATTTATGACGAACAGGAATGGCGCAATCCGAACATCGTCAAGGTGCTCACCGACCGCGCCGGATTCGCGTTATACTTTACCCGCGCGCCGGTGCCATACGTGCGCGAAGCGCAGGTTGAGTTGGGCGCCCGCGACAAGTTTTCGGAAGAGCGCCTGTGGGGCTATCGCCATTTGGGCCTGTACGTCTACCGGCGCGAGTTTTTGCTCAAGTTTGCGCGGCTGCGACCGACGCCGCTCGAGCAGATCGAAAGCCTCGAGCAGCTGCGCGCGATGGCCCATGGCTATCGAATTCATGTTGCCCAGGTCGATGAGCGTTCGGTGGAAGTCGATACGGCCGAAGATCTAAAGCGCGCCGAGGAGTATCTGCGCTCGCGCGCGCACTGA
- a CDS encoding amidohydrolase, whose protein sequence is MIIDADGHFFETEEMFEKYMEPGLRNYRPRLLSDEAGHNFWVVDGQTAYKRPSIKGAGAPGTAAPPGKALQSARRASPGSQTLTNTKERLADLDREGIDLQYIYPSFLLHVNAWPDGVLAMGVCRAYNTWLVEACNKAPDRLQAVGVVSLADADGAAKEVERLKNLGVKAVMINGTTGAKRLDHPDHEPFFAAADRMKMPVAVHFSLQFPVVDKLFEHHFPNRVLAGILPIMAGLTSVLCSGMLDRYKNLKFAFLEGGISWVPAHVERMDDHFENPRYGAKDLISQPPSDYLKQGRIFFGCEGNESFLGKIVEEVGEDLFLYSSDYPHADRTEGTAKQLRDRSDMSAPTRKKLLEENARRFYG, encoded by the coding sequence ATGATCATCGATGCTGACGGTCACTTTTTCGAGACCGAAGAGATGTTCGAAAAATATATGGAGCCGGGGCTGCGCAACTACCGGCCGCGGTTGTTGTCCGACGAAGCCGGCCACAATTTTTGGGTCGTCGACGGCCAGACTGCGTACAAGCGGCCGTCGATCAAAGGCGCCGGCGCGCCGGGAACGGCGGCCCCTCCGGGCAAAGCGCTGCAATCGGCGCGGCGCGCTTCACCGGGCAGTCAGACATTGACCAACACGAAGGAGCGGCTCGCAGACCTCGACCGCGAAGGGATCGACCTGCAATACATCTATCCGAGTTTCTTACTCCATGTGAACGCCTGGCCCGACGGCGTGCTGGCGATGGGCGTCTGCCGCGCCTACAACACCTGGCTCGTCGAAGCCTGCAACAAAGCGCCGGATCGTTTGCAAGCGGTCGGTGTGGTTTCATTGGCGGATGCCGACGGCGCGGCCAAAGAAGTCGAGCGGTTAAAAAACCTGGGCGTCAAAGCGGTGATGATCAACGGCACCACGGGCGCCAAGCGTTTGGACCATCCGGATCATGAACCATTTTTCGCGGCCGCCGATCGCATGAAAATGCCGGTGGCCGTGCATTTCAGCCTGCAGTTTCCGGTGGTCGATAAACTTTTCGAGCATCATTTTCCCAATCGTGTGTTGGCGGGCATTTTGCCGATCATGGCGGGGCTCACCAGCGTGCTTTGCTCGGGCATGCTCGACCGCTACAAAAATCTCAAGTTCGCCTTTCTCGAAGGCGGCATCAGTTGGGTGCCGGCCCATGTCGAGCGCATGGACGATCACTTCGAAAACCCGCGCTATGGCGCCAAGGATCTGATCAGCCAACCGCCGAGCGATTACCTGAAACAGGGTCGGATCTTTTTCGGCTGTGAGGGCAACGAGTCTTTTCTTGGCAAGATCGTCGAGGAGGTCGGCGAAGATCTTTTCTTGTATTCGTCCGACTACCCGCACGCCGATCGCACCGAAGGCACAGCCAAACAACTGCGCGACCGCAGCGACATGAGCGCGCCGACGCGCAAGAAGTTGCTTGAAGAAAACGCCAGGCGGTTCTACGGCTAG
- a CDS encoding galactose oxidase, with amino-acid sequence MRWRTLIPPDRSVKVVLARFLFLLILIGAPAPAAEKLDRRWESRAAMPSARTEVAAAVLGGKVFIIGGYQKHAGAVEEYDPGKNSWRKRAALPKALHHVGAAVVHGKIYVIGGYVSGVGSLNTVYEYDSVADRWQAKSPMPTARGALAVGVIGEKIYAVGGIGSDGKGSNANEVYDPQTDRWIKAAAIPTPRDHHAIGVVAGKLYVIAGRLNGDHDKSVAVNEEYDPATDRWRTRAAIPTVRSGVAAAVFNDKVFVFGGESHGKTHRDVEAYDPKTDSWQRHAPMPTARHGLGAATVGSAIYVVSGGPKAGTSFSSVNEVLTPRSGG; translated from the coding sequence ATGCGTTGGAGAACCCTTATCCCGCCTGATCGATCCGTTAAAGTTGTGTTAGCGCGATTTCTCTTCTTGCTGATTCTTATTGGCGCGCCGGCGCCGGCGGCGGAAAAACTCGATCGCCGTTGGGAAAGCCGTGCGGCGATGCCCTCGGCACGTACGGAAGTCGCCGCCGCCGTGCTTGGCGGCAAAGTGTTCATCATCGGCGGCTACCAAAAACACGCCGGCGCCGTCGAAGAATACGACCCGGGAAAAAACAGTTGGCGCAAACGCGCGGCGCTGCCAAAAGCGTTGCACCACGTCGGCGCGGCGGTGGTCCATGGCAAGATTTATGTCATCGGTGGCTACGTCTCAGGCGTGGGGTCGCTCAACACAGTTTATGAATACGATAGCGTCGCCGACCGCTGGCAAGCAAAATCGCCTATGCCGACCGCACGCGGCGCGCTCGCCGTCGGCGTTATCGGCGAAAAAATCTACGCCGTCGGTGGTATCGGCAGCGACGGCAAAGGCAGCAACGCCAATGAAGTTTACGACCCGCAGACCGACCGCTGGATCAAAGCTGCAGCCATCCCGACGCCGCGCGATCATCACGCCATCGGCGTCGTCGCTGGCAAGCTCTACGTCATTGCCGGTCGCCTCAACGGCGACCATGATAAAAGCGTCGCCGTCAATGAAGAGTACGATCCCGCCACCGACCGCTGGCGCACCCGGGCCGCGATCCCGACCGTAAGAAGCGGCGTCGCCGCAGCAGTGTTCAACGATAAAGTGTTCGTGTTCGGCGGCGAATCCCACGGCAAAACCCATCGCGACGTCGAAGCCTACGACCCCAAAACCGATAGTTGGCAGCGCCACGCCCCTATGCCCACTGCCCGCCATGGGCTAGGCGCCGCTACTGTTGGCTCGGCAATCTACGTCGTCTCCGGCGGCCCGAAAGCGGGCACAAGTTTTTCGTCGGTGAACGAGGTTCTCACACCGCGGAGTGGAGGGTGA
- a CDS encoding ATP-binding protein → MANPLISFFTGLNARRVVETVNPTRTLAEVVLAPQTRRTVEQALAQVRNHSLIFNRWGLGERHTSGRGLAFNFAGMPGTGKTICAEAIAHELGMKLLVVNYAEAESMWVGETSKNIVATFRTAAEQNAVLFFDEADAIAMRRSSGIGTPYERESNLTVNVLLRELEQFNGIVIFATNLAANFDPAFERRIRAHVLFEMPGLEERARIWQLQLHPRKTPLAADVNFQLLAERYAVSGGDIKNAVIKAAALAASEEGPDVGKRIGQHHFESAMEEVLSAKSVMQQSLFTDPTVAVSTPVTVQTFEPQWQPATLIALAMAGAALLVALLSFALVLLR, encoded by the coding sequence GTGGCTAACCCGCTGATCTCATTTTTCACCGGGCTCAACGCGCGCCGCGTCGTTGAAACGGTCAACCCGACGCGCACGTTGGCCGAAGTCGTACTGGCGCCGCAAACCCGCCGCACCGTCGAACAGGCGCTGGCCCAGGTGCGCAATCATAGTTTGATCTTTAATCGCTGGGGACTGGGCGAGCGTCACACATCGGGGCGCGGCCTCGCGTTTAACTTTGCCGGTATGCCGGGCACAGGCAAGACGATTTGCGCTGAAGCTATAGCCCACGAGCTCGGCATGAAACTACTTGTCGTCAACTACGCCGAAGCCGAGTCCATGTGGGTCGGCGAGACGTCGAAAAATATCGTCGCTACCTTCCGCACGGCAGCGGAGCAAAATGCCGTGCTCTTTTTCGATGAGGCGGACGCCATTGCCATGCGCCGCTCCTCCGGCATCGGCACGCCGTACGAGCGTGAGAGCAACTTGACCGTGAACGTGCTGCTGCGCGAATTGGAACAATTCAACGGCATCGTCATCTTCGCGACCAATCTAGCGGCCAACTTCGACCCGGCTTTCGAGCGGCGCATCCGCGCCCATGTATTGTTCGAAATGCCCGGCTTGGAAGAGCGGGCGCGCATCTGGCAGCTGCAGCTTCACCCGCGAAAAACCCCGCTGGCGGCGGACGTGAATTTTCAACTTCTCGCCGAACGCTACGCGGTCAGCGGCGGCGATATCAAGAACGCCGTCATCAAAGCAGCCGCTCTCGCCGCATCGGAGGAAGGTCCTGACGTCGGCAAACGCATAGGCCAGCACCATTTTGAGTCGGCTATGGAAGAGGTGCTCTCGGCAAAATCGGTGATGCAGCAGTCGCTCTTCACCGATCCTACGGTGGCAGTTTCGACTCCGGTAACCGTTCAGACGTTTGAACCCCAGTGGCAACCGGCAACGTTGATAGCACTCGCAATGGCAGGCGCGGCGCTGCTCGTGGCGCTGCTGTCATTTGCCCTGGTGCTGCTGCGCTAG
- a CDS encoding NUDIX domain-containing protein, which produces MARKTSAGLLLYRRRSELEVFLVHPGGPFWAKKDLGAWSIPKGEFEEGEDPLKAAEREFTEETGFTVEGESRALNPVKQSGGKIVHAWAVEADCDADKIKSNTFELQWPPKSGRMQSFPEVDRAAWFPIDQARKHMLSGQTNFLDQLLALIDSVSR; this is translated from the coding sequence ATGGCGCGCAAAACCAGCGCCGGACTGTTGCTTTACCGCCGCCGCAGCGAGCTGGAAGTCTTCCTAGTCCACCCCGGTGGCCCCTTCTGGGCAAAAAAAGATCTCGGCGCCTGGTCGATTCCGAAAGGCGAATTTGAAGAAGGCGAAGACCCACTCAAAGCCGCGGAGCGCGAGTTCACCGAAGAAACCGGTTTCACGGTCGAAGGCGAATCCCGCGCGCTGAATCCGGTAAAACAGTCGGGCGGAAAAATCGTCCACGCCTGGGCCGTCGAAGCCGACTGCGACGCCGACAAAATCAAAAGCAACACCTTCGAGCTACAATGGCCGCCCAAATCCGGCCGCATGCAAAGCTTCCCCGAAGTCGATCGCGCCGCGTGGTTTCCGATCGATCAAGCGCGCAAACATATGCTCTCAGGTCAGACAAATTTCTTGGACCAACTCCTGGCGCTAATCGATTCAGTATCTCGCTGA
- a CDS encoding alpha/beta fold hydrolase — protein sequence MLARNYAQSYHRQRWDTPDGDFIDLDWTPSPSESNKLFVLFHGLEGCSRSHYALSLMTLAQQLGWAGVVPHFRGCSGEINRLPRAYHSGDSAEIDWILRRLKAENRDSEIYVAGVSLGGNMLLKWLGEQGAAAMSIVAAAVAISAPVDLNAAAAVLDRGFQRLIYTRHFLASITAKVIQKIELHNLKTVPADVRACKTFRAIDDLYTAPIHGFRNAEDYWMRASSKPFLSNIKVPTLLINAQNDPFLPAACFPKKNEVSDAVTCDFPAAGGHVGFVSGVFPGALDWLPRRIVNYFSARY from the coding sequence ATGCTGGCGCGGAACTATGCTCAGTCTTACCACCGCCAACGTTGGGACACGCCGGACGGCGATTTCATCGATCTCGATTGGACGCCGTCGCCCAGCGAATCAAACAAGCTGTTCGTCTTGTTTCATGGCCTCGAAGGCTGCTCGCGCAGTCATTATGCGCTGAGCCTGATGACTTTGGCGCAACAGCTCGGTTGGGCCGGCGTCGTGCCGCACTTTCGCGGTTGCAGCGGCGAGATCAATCGTCTACCCCGAGCTTATCACTCCGGCGATTCGGCGGAAATTGATTGGATACTGCGCCGGCTCAAAGCGGAAAATCGCGATAGTGAAATCTACGTCGCCGGCGTGTCGCTGGGCGGCAACATGCTACTTAAGTGGCTCGGCGAGCAGGGCGCCGCGGCGATGTCGATCGTCGCTGCCGCGGTGGCGATCTCGGCGCCTGTGGACCTGAATGCTGCTGCCGCCGTGTTGGATCGCGGTTTCCAGCGATTGATCTACACGCGCCATTTTCTGGCGTCGATCACCGCCAAGGTGATCCAGAAGATCGAACTACACAATCTCAAAACGGTTCCGGCCGATGTCCGTGCGTGCAAAACGTTTCGAGCGATCGACGATCTTTACACCGCACCGATTCACGGCTTCAGAAACGCCGAAGATTACTGGATGCGGGCAAGCAGCAAGCCATTTCTAAGCAACATTAAAGTGCCGACACTTTTGATCAACGCGCAAAACGATCCGTTTTTGCCCGCCGCGTGCTTCCCGAAAAAAAACGAAGTATCGGACGCCGTGACCTGCGACTTTCCGGCCGCCGGCGGCCATGTGGGGTTTGTCAGCGGAGTTTTTCCGGGTGCTCTGGACTGGCTGCCGCGGCGGATCGTCAATTATTTCTCAGCGAGATACTGA
- a CDS encoding aldehyde dehydrogenase family protein gives MASTTDTTALDRDVQQLARSLYRKAAQHKPSLFEAQDLLGRMIDWSLDDESLRVALFRFVDVLPSLESSSEIGRHLEEYFARVDHALSGLAILAQAVHAGTLVAPIVKRNVIKLARRFIAEESGNHLTTVLNSLRKEPAAFTIDVVGEATVSDGEATAMQERYLQLMRRLAAVSAKWPDIARIDEAPNGKIPRVNLSVKLSSLCARFDPLDPNTEAIVRERLRQLFREAAALGAAVTVDMEQYAFRELTLQIFRSVLEQEEFRAQPYAAIALQAYLTDAAQNTSELIKWARRRKRRIGVRLVKGAYWDSEVAWAKQKNWPIPVFLDKAETDASYEQVTRLLLESHDVIDAAFGSHNLRSLAHAIVAAKQIGVPANGYEMQMLYGMAEPVRQAIIENGQRVRVYLPVGELLPGISYLIRRLMENTSNTSFLRQTYADKKDIDGLIKAPEHAKPISPRRSESSGARQFRNEAPIDFSLAKNRENFAETLADVRGELKSSRRRGGEGWIDSVNPANPGEQLGQVRATSGAEAEKAIARATQFFPEWRATPARERAEMLFKAAAIMREQRWQLAAKELFEVGKGWRESDADVCEAIDYLDYYAHEMLRLAEPRETQQLASETNTYFYEPRGLAAVIAPWNFPLAILTGMTAAALVAGNCVLMKPAEQSPLMGVSLFEILQKAGVPDDALQLLQGGGDIGAQLVRSPQVHVIAFTGSREVGLEILREAYTTKSGQTHVKRVVCEMGGKNALIVDSDADLDEAVVHVIDSAFGYQGQKCSAASRIILLNEIHDRFFSRLVDATQSLKIGPPEDPRNAIGPVIDGEAKARIENYIRTGKKQAKCVLEMAAPKDGYFVGPAIFRDVDPHSRIAQEEIFGPVLSVIKAKDFEHALALANDSQFALTGGIFSRSPAHIELARKEFRVGNLYINRGITGAVVERQPFGGLKLSGIGSKAGGPDYLLQFLEPRTISENTLRHGFMPPEQTRK, from the coding sequence ATGGCCAGCACCACTGACACGACTGCCCTAGACCGCGACGTCCAACAGCTCGCCCGCTCGCTCTACCGCAAAGCGGCGCAGCACAAACCCTCTCTCTTTGAAGCCCAAGACTTGCTCGGACGCATGATCGACTGGTCGCTCGACGACGAGTCGTTGCGCGTGGCGCTGTTTCGCTTTGTCGATGTGCTGCCGAGCCTGGAATCGTCGAGCGAGATCGGCCGCCATCTTGAAGAGTATTTCGCGCGCGTCGATCACGCGCTCAGCGGCCTGGCGATCCTCGCCCAGGCGGTTCACGCCGGTACGCTGGTCGCGCCCATCGTTAAGCGCAACGTTATCAAGCTCGCGCGCCGCTTTATCGCTGAGGAAAGCGGCAATCATCTCACGACGGTTTTAAACAGCCTGCGGAAAGAACCGGCGGCATTCACCATCGACGTCGTCGGCGAAGCCACGGTGAGCGACGGCGAAGCCACGGCGATGCAGGAGCGCTATTTGCAACTTATGCGCCGGCTGGCCGCGGTCAGCGCCAAGTGGCCCGACATCGCGCGGATCGACGAAGCGCCCAATGGCAAGATTCCCCGGGTCAATCTTTCGGTCAAACTGTCATCGCTGTGCGCCCGTTTCGATCCCCTCGATCCCAATACCGAAGCGATCGTGCGTGAGCGGCTGCGTCAACTGTTTCGCGAGGCGGCTGCGCTCGGAGCGGCGGTGACCGTCGATATGGAGCAGTACGCTTTTCGCGAGCTAACACTGCAGATCTTTCGTTCCGTGCTGGAGCAGGAAGAATTTCGCGCCCAGCCTTATGCGGCGATTGCGCTGCAAGCCTACTTGACTGACGCCGCGCAGAACACAAGTGAGCTGATCAAGTGGGCGCGCCGGCGCAAACGGCGCATCGGCGTGCGTTTGGTCAAAGGGGCCTACTGGGACAGCGAGGTCGCTTGGGCGAAGCAGAAAAACTGGCCCATTCCGGTTTTCCTCGACAAAGCCGAGACCGATGCGAGCTACGAGCAGGTGACGCGTCTTTTGCTGGAATCTCATGACGTCATCGACGCTGCCTTCGGCAGTCACAACCTGCGCAGCCTCGCCCATGCGATTGTCGCGGCAAAGCAGATCGGCGTGCCCGCCAACGGCTACGAGATGCAGATGCTTTACGGCATGGCCGAGCCGGTGCGCCAGGCGATCATCGAAAACGGCCAGCGGGTGCGGGTCTATTTACCGGTGGGTGAGCTCTTGCCGGGGATCTCCTATTTGATTCGCCGGTTGATGGAAAATACCTCGAACACTTCCTTTCTGCGCCAGACCTACGCCGACAAAAAAGACATCGACGGCTTGATTAAAGCGCCGGAGCACGCCAAACCGATTTCGCCGCGGCGCAGTGAGTCGAGTGGGGCGCGGCAGTTTCGCAATGAAGCGCCGATTGATTTTTCGCTGGCAAAAAATCGCGAGAACTTTGCCGAGACGCTGGCAGATGTACGCGGCGAACTTAAGTCCAGCCGACGGCGCGGTGGCGAAGGTTGGATAGATTCGGTGAACCCGGCCAATCCGGGCGAGCAGCTCGGTCAGGTGCGCGCCACAAGCGGCGCGGAAGCGGAAAAGGCGATTGCCAGAGCGACGCAGTTTTTCCCCGAGTGGCGCGCCACGCCAGCGCGCGAGCGCGCCGAGATGCTTTTCAAAGCCGCGGCGATCATGCGCGAGCAGCGCTGGCAGTTGGCGGCCAAAGAACTTTTCGAAGTTGGCAAGGGCTGGCGCGAGTCCGACGCCGATGTTTGCGAGGCCATCGACTATCTCGACTACTATGCGCACGAGATGTTGCGCCTGGCCGAGCCGCGCGAGACCCAGCAGTTAGCGAGCGAGACCAATACTTACTTTTACGAGCCGCGCGGCTTAGCCGCAGTGATCGCGCCGTGGAATTTTCCGCTGGCGATCTTAACCGGCATGACCGCGGCGGCGCTGGTGGCGGGCAATTGCGTGCTGATGAAACCGGCGGAGCAATCGCCGCTCATGGGAGTTTCTCTATTCGAAATTCTCCAAAAGGCCGGCGTGCCCGATGACGCTTTGCAGCTCCTGCAAGGCGGCGGTGACATCGGCGCCCAGTTGGTGCGCTCGCCGCAGGTTCATGTGATCGCCTTTACCGGCTCGCGCGAGGTCGGCTTGGAGATTCTCCGCGAAGCCTACACGACGAAATCGGGACAGACGCACGTGAAACGCGTGGTCTGCGAGATGGGCGGCAAAAATGCGCTGATCGTCGACAGTGACGCCGATCTGGATGAAGCGGTGGTGCATGTGATCGACTCTGCCTTTGGTTATCAAGGACAGAAGTGTTCCGCGGCATCGCGCATTATATTGCTCAACGAAATCCACGATCGGTTCTTCAGCCGTCTGGTGGACGCGACCCAAAGTCTAAAAATCGGCCCGCCAGAAGACCCGCGCAACGCCATCGGCCCGGTGATCGATGGCGAGGCAAAAGCGCGCATCGAAAATTACATTCGTACCGGTAAGAAGCAAGCCAAGTGCGTCCTCGAAATGGCCGCGCCGAAGGATGGATATTTCGTCGGCCCGGCGATCTTTCGCGACGTCGATCCGCACAGCCGTATCGCTCAGGAAGAAATCTTCGGTCCGGTGCTGTCAGTGATCAAAGCGAAAGACTTCGAACACGCGCTGGCGCTCGCCAACGATTCGCAATTCGCGCTGACCGGTGGCATCTTTTCGCGCTCGCCGGCGCATATTGAGCTCGCGCGCAAAGAGTTTCGCGTCGGCAATCTCTACATCAACCGCGGGATTACCGGCGCGGTTGTCGAACGCCAACCGTTCGGCGGCTTGAAGCTTTCCGGCATCGGCTCGAAGGCCGGCGGGCCGGATTATCTGCTGCAGTTTCTTGAGCCGAGGACGATCTCGGAAAATACCTTACGGCACGGCTTCATGCCGCCGGAGCAAACTAGGAAATGA